Part of the Aureitalea marina genome, AATTCAGAAGAAAACACCGAAAAAGAAAACACGTAAAAAAGCAGCTGCCAAGAAGAAATGATCGAATTTCTGACTCCCGTCCCCAAATCGGTGCTAGCCCACCGGGAGATTTTACCCAAGGGCGTATTGGGTAAAAAGATAAACGTCCACGCCGAAGCCGGTGTCCTGCCTGAACTCTCTGGAGTGGGACTGGCCATTATTGGAATACGCGAAAACAGGAATCACGTTGACCACCTGGGAGAAGAGGTGGATCTGACCCCTGTCCGAAAGGCCTTATATTCCCTGTATCCCGGAAACTGGGATCGATCCATAGTGGATCTGGGTGATATCTTGGCCGGAGAGCAGGTAAGCGATACCTATTTCGCGGTCAGAACCGTTCTCAATGCCCTGTTGAAGTCTAAAGTGATACCGATCATCCTAGGAGGTAGCCAGGATCTAACTTATGCGCAATACCGGGCCTACGACAAAGTGAGCCATATGGTCAATTTGGTCAATGTAGATCGCTGTTTTGATCTAGGCGATGCAGAACAACCCATTTCCAATCGGTCCTATGTGGGGAAGGTCATAGTAGAAGAGCCCTACAACCTGTTTAACTACAGTGCCCTGGGCTATCAGTCCTTTCACAATCCTCCGGCAGAGATCGCCCTAATGGAAAAACTCTTCTTTGATGCCTATCGTTTGGGAGAGTTAACGGCCGATGTCACCGTCATCGAACCGATACTGCGGGATGCAGATCTGGTCAGTATGGACGTGGAGGCTATAAAGGCTGGTGAACTCGAAGGCATGCACGATAGTCCAAACGGCTTCGATTCCCGCGAAATATGTGTGATTTCCCGCTATGCGGGTATCAGTAATCGGGTCAGTTCTTTTGGATTATACGAGATCGGGAAGATTGGAAGATCCCAGGCTGGGGCCCATTTGCTGGCTCAAGTACTCTGGTATTTCATGGAAGGGGTCAACTTCAGGGTTGCCGATGAGGACTTTGGAGACGAAAAGGCCTACACTACTTTTCGAGTCCCCGTTCACGATGAGATCCTGGTCTTTAAGAAGAGTAATAAAACCGGGCGTTGGTGGATCGAATTACCATTTATTAGCTCTGTTAATAATAAATTAAAAAGACGCACGTTATTACCTTGCACCTATGCGGAATATGTGAGTGCCACCAATCAGGAAATTCCCGAAAGATGGTATAAAGCAAGGAGAAAAAACGAGGTGTAATTGTTTGTGATAACCAGCTAAGAATAAGGGGTTTTTTACCTATTTTGTTGTTTTTTTGGATAATTATAAATAGGTTTACGTCCTGAATCTTACTAAATTTAACCTAATTACCTATGAAGAAGTTACTTGCATTTATTGCAGTAGTAGCCCTCTTGTTCAGTTGTAATTCCGGCGATCGCGGCGAATTAGTCGGGACAAAAGGGAAGAAATGGCACCCTGAAAAGCCATACGGTATGACCCTTATCCCAGGTGGATCTTTCATCATGGGTAAAGCCGACGACGACTTTGTAGCTGTAAATGACGCCCCCACAAAAACGGTTACTGTTCGCTCCTTCTACATGGACGAAACAGAGATTACGAATGCCGAGTATCGGCAGTTCGTTGAATGGGTTCGTGATTCTACAGTAAGACTACGATTAGCAATTCTGGCCGACGAGGTCGGGGCAACCCCTGGTGACGAAGGCGGTATTGGCGATTTTGCATTTGTCGATCAGGAGGATGAGGACATGACGGCGTACGAACAATACATGTACGACAACTACTACGGCCTCGGAGACGATTTTTACGAAGGACGTAAGATCAACAGGGACATTGACCTGATCTGGGATACATCCGAGTATCCTGATGAATACTATACCGAAGTGATGGATAGTATGTACATTCCTTATGAGGAAGCTTACAACGGTCAGCGGACTTTAGATGTTAATAAACTGAAATTCCAATATACCTATATGGATATTCAGGCAGCTGCTCGGGCAACCGGGAAAAGCCGCAAGGATTTCATTATCAAAGAAGAATTGGAAATTTATCCGGACACTACTGTTTGGATCAAAGATTTCAACTACTCCTACAACGAGCCCATGCACAATGACTATTTCTGGCACGAGGCCTACGGGGATTACCCGGTGGTTGGTGTGAACTGGAAGCAAGCGAAGGCTTTCTGTGCGTGGAGAACACTCTATAAGAATGCCTATCAGAAGGAACGCAAGCGTCAGCACGTGAATCAGTTCCGTTTACCTGGTGAGGCGGAATGGGAGTACGCAGCTCGTGGCGGTCTGGAATCGGCTACCTTCCCATGGGGAGGACCTTATGCCAAGAACGACCGAGGATGCTTTATGGCGAACTTCAAGCCTCTGCGCGGTGATTATGCTGCGGATCAGGCTCTTTATACAGTCGAGGCCGATGCCTACGAGCCTAACGACTACAATTTGTACAATATGGCTGGAAATGTCAGTGAGTGGGTAGCCTCTTCCTATGATGCTAACGCCTATGAGTACACCTCTACAATGAATCCTAATGTCAACGACAAGGATAACATGCGGAAGGTGGTACGAGGTGGATCATGGAAGGATGTGGCCTACTTCCTACAGGTGAGCACGCGTGATTTTGAGTACGCCGACTCCGCAAGAAGCTATATCGGATTCCGCACAGTACAAGATTACATGGGTACTGATGTGGTGTTGAACGACAAATTAGGGGACGCACGTTAAGTCTAAGCCGTCCCCCGCAAAAATCTAAATCTTAACCACTTATACTTAACTAAATCTTTTATTATGGCACAGTCTAAATCTTCCAAGAAACTGTTTAACATGGCCTACGGGCTGGGTGCCTCCATTGTAATTATGGGTGCACTGTTCAAGATTCTTCACTGGGAATTAGGTCCACTTAACGGTGGGTTACTCCTGGCGATCGGTCTGATCACTGAAGCTATCATTTTTGCTATCTCTGCTTTCGAGCCGGTAGACGACGACCTGGATTGGTCTTTGGTTTATCCGGAACTGGCGGGAGGACAAGGCAAGAAGAAAGAGGAAAAACTGGATTCTCAAGGTATGCTTTCGCAAAAATTAGATGAAATGCTCAAAGATGCTCGTATCGATTCAGAATTGATGAGTAGTCTTGGAGATAGTATCCGTTCGTTCGAAGGAGCTGCTAAGAATATGGCCCCAACCGCAGATGCAATGAATTCGACGAAGAAATACAGCGAAGAAATGGCTCTTGCTGCTGCGCAGATGGAGTCCCTGAATAGCTTGTACAAAGTACAGGTAGAGTCTACCAGTCGTCAGGCAGAGGTCAACGAGCGTGTTGTCGAGAATGCCGAGCAACTGAAGCAACAAATGGAGAACCTGACAACAAACCTTTCTTCCTTGAATGGAGTTTATGGAGGTATGTTGACTGCGATGAATCGCAACTAAGACGAACCTTTTATTAATCTTAAATAAGAAGTAAGATGGCAAAAGGAAGTCTATCTCCGCGGCAAAAGATGATCAACCTGATGTATCTGGTGTTCATCGCAATGCTTGCGCTTAACATGTCCAAAGAGGTTTTGTCGGCCTTTGGTCTGCTCAATGAGCGTCTGACCGAGTCCAACACAGCCACCACGGCTCGTAACAAGGCGTTTATTGGAAATCTCGAAGTAAAGGCGTCGGACAACCCCGACCGATATGCTGACACCAACGAGAAAGCCAAGCAGATCAATCAACTCTCTTCCCAGTTCAATTCTTATCTGGAAGGGATCAAGACCGAAATGATGAAAACGGTTCCGGCCGACGACCAGGACAATTATGAAGTTCAGGACAAGGCGGACTATCTGGATCAGAATTTCTTCCAGGGTGATAAATTATCGCCAAAAGGACAGCAATTCGTTCAGAACATCAATGACTATAAAACCGGTATGTTAGCCATAATCAATGGAAACTATACGGATATCTCTACCGATATCGAGAAGAAATTCTCTACGGCAGAGGTTACACGAAATCAGGATGGAAAGAAGGTAGATTGGCTGAAGTACCACTTTGAGGGCTTCCCACTGATCGCCTCTCGTACCAAGATCACCCAAATGCAGGCAGATGTGAACAATATCGAGAACGATATTCTATCTGCAATGCTGGAAGGTGAACAGGCCTCTGCCCTGAAAATGACCAACTACAACACCTTTATGAATGTTTCCAAAACAGCTTTCTATTCTGGAGAGACCTTTGACGGAAGCATTATGCTGGGTCGTACGGATTCTGAAACCAAGCCTAAGCGTGCAGAGTTAACTCTGGACGGCCGTGCATTGGTTGAAGGAAAAGACTATACCTTCGAAGGTGGTCAGGTTAAACTGAGCGTGAACGCCGGAAGTCCTGGCGACCACGAGATCAAAGGTACCCTGTTTTACGGGGAAGATGGAGATGAGACACCTGTAGAGGTGAGCTCAGGTTTTGCAACGATCAATAAGCCGAATTCGGCAACTATTTCTGCCGACAAGATGAACGTAGTTTATCGAGGTGTTGTGAACCCAATGACCATTGCCTTTGACGGTGCTCGTAACGTTACTGCTAATGCACCTGGTTTGTCCAAGGTTTCCGGAAGTTCATATAACATGAGCCCAGGTACTGGACGTGAAGTGACTATTAGCGTTACGGCTACTTTGCCCGACGGTGAGACCACAAGAGACCAAAAGGTGTTTAGAATCAAAGATATTCCTCGTCCTACCGGAACGATCCGCGGGGAGGATGGAGACGGTGGTGCCGTCCGTATGCAACGTGAAGGTCTGGAGATCTCTACTGTTGGAGCGGCTCTGCTGGACTTTGATTTTGATCTGAAACTAAATGTAACCGGATTTAGCTTTAAGGTATCCGGCCAGCCAACCGTGCGGGTAACTGGAAAATCCTTGAACGACCAAGCCAAGGCAGCGCTTAGAAGAGCACGTCGAGGGGAGACCGTTCAGATTTTCGATATCAATGCCAGTATCTCCGGAAATTCCGGGTACAAGCTGAAAAAGATATCGCCTGTATTTATCGAGTTGACTAATTAAGATAATTAAGGATTGTATGTATTTTAAAAATGTTGTGATATGTGGCTTGGCTATGTTGATGAGTGTCTGCGCCTTTGCTCAGCTGAACATCCTCAATGCTAAGACACCGGAGGAGATCGGTGTAAAGACCGAAGATCGGATCGAATACGATAACGATCGGCCCTTACCCTACGGTTATGTAGACGACCGTGATGTGTTATGGTCCCGGACCACCTGGGAGATCATCGACCTAGATCAGCGGGTTAATTTTCCGTTGTATTATCCTATCGACACCAACAACATTGGAGCCGACAGGCGATCGCTCTATGACGTCATTGTAAAGAACGTCAAGAACGGTCGTATAGAAAGCGTCTATTCGGATTCTTACTTTACGGAAAAGCGAACCCTCAAGGATATTGAAGCTTCATTGGTGTACAGTGATACTACAGACTTGGGTATTGAGCAATTCAATGCCGAAGGAAAAGTAGATAAGCAGTATATCCGTCGATTTACCCTGGATGCAGGGGACATCGAAGAGTGGAGAGTTCGTGGCTTCTGGTATGTGGACAAGCGCCAAGGAGAGCTGAAATATCGTTTACTGGGTATTTGCCCTGTAGCCAACGAAGCTCGATCCAAGGCCTTCCCTGATGCAGGAGACGCGAAGGTTGAATTATTTTGGGTTTGGTTCCCCGGAGCACGAGATGTGTTGCATGAGTCCAAAGCCTTTAACAACAAGAATACATCACAGCCCATATCGTACGACCATTTATTGAATTCCAGACGATTTGCCGGTATGATCTATAAAGAAGATAATGTACAGGGAGATCGCAGTGTTCAGGATTACATCAATGATAATGCACTAATGCAATTGATGGAGTCTGATCGTATCCGGGATAAGATCCGGAACATCGAGATGGACCTCTGGAATTACTAGGATAAAAATAGAATCATTTGATTCCAACCCTCTAAATTGATAGTTTAGAGGGTTTTTTTATGGATAACAGGGACTTCATAATCGTAGGAGCCGGAATAGCCGGTACAAGCCTTGCAGAGCAGCTAAGAAGACGGGGTAAAAGCTTCGTTATAATTGATTCTGGTCAAGCTACTGCGACCGCGGTAGCCGGAGGTGTGGTTAACCCGGTCGTGGTCAAGCGCCTGAATCCGGTTTGGCGGGCAGCGGAATTCCTGAAATATGCTCGGAGCTTTTACTGGGAAATGTCTCAGTCCTTAGCGATCAATTTCCTTCAGGAGCTACAACTTCATCGTCCATTTGAGCACGTTGGAGAGCAGAATAACTGGATGGCCGTTTCGGATCGACCAGATCTGGTTGAATTCCTGGACACTCAAATCCAAACCAATCGGAACTCCGGCTTGAAGGCGGATCATGGTATGGGTGTGGTTAAGGGGACCTTTAGGTTAGATACTACAACCTTATTGAATGGCTACAAGGCCTGGCTAGTAAGTCAGGACTTATTGATCCAAGAGCGTTTTGAACATGAATTACTGCGATTCGAGAGATCGAAGTGGGTTTATAAGCAATTCGAAGCCGGACGAATCATCTTTGCAGAAGGCTATCAAGTACTGAACAATCCGTATTGGCAGCTTGACGCCCTTATTCCAAAGAAAGGAGAATATCTTATTGTTCATTCCCCGCAGCTCAAACTACAGAACATGCTTAAGGGACGTTTTTTTATCATACCCTTGGGAGACGATCACTATCAGGTTGGGGCCACCTTTGCTCATGGAGACTCGACCTTGGATGCGACTGACCAAGGTACTGAGCAAATGCTCGATTATCTCAACCAAGCCCTGAAGGTGGATTTTGAGATAGTGGATCAATTGGTCGGGATGCGACCAACAGTCAGTGATAGAAGACCGCTGATCGGCAAACACCCGCAATATGAAAATATGGCCTTTCTCAATGGCATGGGCACACGGGGTTTGCTTATGGCGCCACTGGCATCCAAATGGCTATTGGATCATTTGGAATACGGGAAAGATCTGCCTGAAGAGGTGACATTAGAACGATTCCAGAATTAATACGGAATTTACGAAACCGGCGTTTTGGCCTTTTCAGGATCGTATTTAAAGAAGAAATTGATCCAGATGTTACGGGATAGTCTTAGGATCAGGGGTAACAAAACCACGAGTGTCCCTGTGATAAAGAAAAATGTATTTAGTCTGGAAAGACCCAGCATAAAAAAGGCAATTACAAAAGCCGCTACAGCGAAAGCGACCCCAACACCGTAGCTGACGTACATCGCACCATAGAAAAATGAAGGTTCGATCTTGTATTTTGTATTGCAGTGACTGCATCGCTCATGCATGTCCAGGGTTCTGTTCAGTATATAGGGATTGGATTTCTGATACATTTCACCCTCGTGACAAACAGGGCATCGCCCCTTGAAAATACTGTACAGTTTGGTCCCTTTCATCCGATTTTATTAGCTCCACAAAATTAATCATCTTTGCAGAATTCCAGCGTAACAAAAGTTACTTAATGCTCAATATTCACAAGCTCTCCATTGCCTTTCAGGGCAGTTATCTCTTTGAGGATATTACCTTTAGATTAGGTATTGGGGACCGGGTTGGCCTGGTGGGAAAAAATGGGGCCGGTAAATCGACCATGCTACGTATCATAGCAGGTGAGCAAGAATTTGACGAAGGCCAACTGGCAACCGATAAGGAGATAAGAATAGGCTTTTTAAAGCAGGACATCGACTTTGAGAAGGGCCGCAATGTTCTTCAGGAAGCCTATCTGGCGTTTGATGAAATTCTCAAGCTAGAGGAGCAACTAGCAAACATTAATACCCAACTGGCAGAACGAACAGATTACGAGAGTGAATCCTATCAGCAATTATTGGTCGATCTAAATGATGTTCAACACCAATACGAGGTGT contains:
- the gldN gene encoding gliding motility protein GldN, whose product is MYFKNVVICGLAMLMSVCAFAQLNILNAKTPEEIGVKTEDRIEYDNDRPLPYGYVDDRDVLWSRTTWEIIDLDQRVNFPLYYPIDTNNIGADRRSLYDVIVKNVKNGRIESVYSDSYFTEKRTLKDIEASLVYSDTTDLGIEQFNAEGKVDKQYIRRFTLDAGDIEEWRVRGFWYVDKRQGELKYRLLGICPVANEARSKAFPDAGDAKVELFWVWFPGARDVLHESKAFNNKNTSQPISYDHLLNSRRFAGMIYKEDNVQGDRSVQDYINDNALMQLMESDRIRDKIRNIEMDLWNY
- the gldK gene encoding gliding motility lipoprotein GldK; amino-acid sequence: MKKLLAFIAVVALLFSCNSGDRGELVGTKGKKWHPEKPYGMTLIPGGSFIMGKADDDFVAVNDAPTKTVTVRSFYMDETEITNAEYRQFVEWVRDSTVRLRLAILADEVGATPGDEGGIGDFAFVDQEDEDMTAYEQYMYDNYYGLGDDFYEGRKINRDIDLIWDTSEYPDEYYTEVMDSMYIPYEEAYNGQRTLDVNKLKFQYTYMDIQAAARATGKSRKDFIIKEELEIYPDTTVWIKDFNYSYNEPMHNDYFWHEAYGDYPVVGVNWKQAKAFCAWRTLYKNAYQKERKRQHVNQFRLPGEAEWEYAARGGLESATFPWGGPYAKNDRGCFMANFKPLRGDYAADQALYTVEADAYEPNDYNLYNMAGNVSEWVASSYDANAYEYTSTMNPNVNDKDNMRKVVRGGSWKDVAYFLQVSTRDFEYADSARSYIGFRTVQDYMGTDVVLNDKLGDAR
- a CDS encoding DUF983 domain-containing protein, with protein sequence MKGTKLYSIFKGRCPVCHEGEMYQKSNPYILNRTLDMHERCSHCNTKYKIEPSFFYGAMYVSYGVGVAFAVAAFVIAFFMLGLSRLNTFFFITGTLVVLLPLILRLSRNIWINFFFKYDPEKAKTPVS
- the gldM gene encoding gliding motility protein GldM; protein product: MAKGSLSPRQKMINLMYLVFIAMLALNMSKEVLSAFGLLNERLTESNTATTARNKAFIGNLEVKASDNPDRYADTNEKAKQINQLSSQFNSYLEGIKTEMMKTVPADDQDNYEVQDKADYLDQNFFQGDKLSPKGQQFVQNINDYKTGMLAIINGNYTDISTDIEKKFSTAEVTRNQDGKKVDWLKYHFEGFPLIASRTKITQMQADVNNIENDILSAMLEGEQASALKMTNYNTFMNVSKTAFYSGETFDGSIMLGRTDSETKPKRAELTLDGRALVEGKDYTFEGGQVKLSVNAGSPGDHEIKGTLFYGEDGDETPVEVSSGFATINKPNSATISADKMNVVYRGVVNPMTIAFDGARNVTANAPGLSKVSGSSYNMSPGTGREVTISVTATLPDGETTRDQKVFRIKDIPRPTGTIRGEDGDGGAVRMQREGLEISTVGAALLDFDFDLKLNVTGFSFKVSGQPTVRVTGKSLNDQAKAALRRARRGETVQIFDINASISGNSGYKLKKISPVFIELTN
- a CDS encoding NAD(P)/FAD-dependent oxidoreductase, whose protein sequence is MDNRDFIIVGAGIAGTSLAEQLRRRGKSFVIIDSGQATATAVAGGVVNPVVVKRLNPVWRAAEFLKYARSFYWEMSQSLAINFLQELQLHRPFEHVGEQNNWMAVSDRPDLVEFLDTQIQTNRNSGLKADHGMGVVKGTFRLDTTTLLNGYKAWLVSQDLLIQERFEHELLRFERSKWVYKQFEAGRIIFAEGYQVLNNPYWQLDALIPKKGEYLIVHSPQLKLQNMLKGRFFIIPLGDDHYQVGATFAHGDSTLDATDQGTEQMLDYLNQALKVDFEIVDQLVGMRPTVSDRRPLIGKHPQYENMAFLNGMGTRGLLMAPLASKWLLDHLEYGKDLPEEVTLERFQN
- the gldL gene encoding gliding motility protein GldL yields the protein MAQSKSSKKLFNMAYGLGASIVIMGALFKILHWELGPLNGGLLLAIGLITEAIIFAISAFEPVDDDLDWSLVYPELAGGQGKKKEEKLDSQGMLSQKLDEMLKDARIDSELMSSLGDSIRSFEGAAKNMAPTADAMNSTKKYSEEMALAAAQMESLNSLYKVQVESTSRQAEVNERVVENAEQLKQQMENLTTNLSSLNGVYGGMLTAMNRN
- a CDS encoding formimidoylglutamase, encoding MIEFLTPVPKSVLAHREILPKGVLGKKINVHAEAGVLPELSGVGLAIIGIRENRNHVDHLGEEVDLTPVRKALYSLYPGNWDRSIVDLGDILAGEQVSDTYFAVRTVLNALLKSKVIPIILGGSQDLTYAQYRAYDKVSHMVNLVNVDRCFDLGDAEQPISNRSYVGKVIVEEPYNLFNYSALGYQSFHNPPAEIALMEKLFFDAYRLGELTADVTVIEPILRDADLVSMDVEAIKAGELEGMHDSPNGFDSREICVISRYAGISNRVSSFGLYEIGKIGRSQAGAHLLAQVLWYFMEGVNFRVADEDFGDEKAYTTFRVPVHDEILVFKKSNKTGRWWIELPFISSVNNKLKRRTLLPCTYAEYVSATNQEIPERWYKARRKNEV